A single Bosea sp. PAMC 26642 DNA region contains:
- a CDS encoding 4-(cytidine 5'-diphospho)-2-C-methyl-D-erythritol kinase — protein sequence MTASLTTRARAKVNLTLAVRGRRADGYHDLESLVVFAGTGDTLTLEPGPELGLTIGGPKGQGLESDEGNLVLRAARALADELGPLQWGRFHLVKRLPVASGIGGGSADAAGALRLLARLNGLSLADSVLQRVALKVGADVPVCLESRARIMSGIGEQLGPPLRLPPLFAVLVNPGVPVATMAVFRELALPLGSARDHAPTDWAAHVMDRDGLIAALRSCTNDLQAPATRVAPVLEPLLHRLAELPGCRLARMSGSGATCLALFDDCRTSAAAAKTLARDEPGWWVKATVLR from the coding sequence GTGACCGCTTCGCTGACCACCCGCGCCCGCGCCAAGGTCAATTTGACCCTGGCGGTGCGCGGCCGTCGCGCCGACGGCTACCATGATCTCGAAAGCCTCGTCGTCTTCGCCGGAACCGGCGACACGCTGACGCTCGAACCCGGCCCGGAGCTTGGCCTGACAATCGGCGGCCCGAAAGGGCAGGGGCTTGAAAGCGACGAGGGCAATCTCGTCCTGCGCGCCGCCCGCGCGCTCGCCGACGAGTTAGGCCCGCTCCAGTGGGGCCGTTTCCATCTCGTCAAGCGCCTGCCGGTGGCCTCCGGAATCGGCGGCGGCTCTGCCGATGCGGCCGGCGCATTGCGGCTGCTGGCGCGGCTGAACGGGTTGTCCCTGGCCGATTCCGTCTTGCAGCGCGTTGCGCTGAAGGTCGGCGCCGACGTGCCGGTCTGCCTCGAATCGCGGGCACGAATCATGTCCGGCATCGGAGAGCAGCTGGGGCCGCCCTTGCGCCTGCCGCCGCTCTTTGCCGTGCTGGTCAATCCCGGCGTCCCGGTCGCGACGATGGCCGTCTTTCGCGAATTGGCCCTCCCGCTCGGGAGTGCGCGCGATCACGCGCCGACGGACTGGGCCGCCCATGTCATGGATCGGGACGGTCTGATTGCGGCGCTCCGCTCCTGCACCAACGACCTCCAAGCGCCGGCCACGCGTGTCGCGCCGGTTCTCGAACCGCTTCTGCATCGGCTCGCGGAACTCCCGGGCTGCCGGCTCGCCCGCATGTCGGGCTCGGGTGCGACCTGTCTGGCGCTGTTCGACGATTGCCGGACGAGTGCAGCGGCGGCGAAGACGCTGGCGCGGGACGAGCCCGGCTGGTGGGTGAAGGCGACGGTGCTGCGGTGA
- a CDS encoding polyprenyl synthetase family protein, with protein MGVVVPFEDKDPGQATIDNLVALTRGDMERVNAMILSRTGSDVTMIPEVANHLISSGGKRLRPMLTLATAALSGYGGAGHVKLAASVEFMHTATLLHDDVVDQSDMRRGKLAARMLWGNEASVLVGDFLLGQAFKMMVEVGSLRALDILSTAAAVIAEGEVMQLAVAKNTETTEDEYLAVIRGKTAELFAAACEVGPVIAEAPKAAAAACRSYGLNLGIAFQLIDDALDYGGVAARLGKNTGDDFREGKITLPVVLSFRRGSESERAFWQRTLQDGTIGDGDLEEAQSIMRRHRALDDTIERAEHYAKMAKDALGLFPTSPMKQALNEAVDFCVARAH; from the coding sequence GTGGGCGTCGTCGTACCCTTTGAAGACAAGGACCCGGGTCAAGCGACCATCGACAATCTCGTCGCCCTGACGCGCGGCGACATGGAGCGCGTCAATGCGATGATCCTGTCGCGCACCGGCTCCGACGTGACCATGATCCCGGAGGTCGCCAACCATCTGATCTCGTCAGGCGGCAAGCGGCTGCGGCCGATGCTGACGCTGGCGACGGCGGCGCTGTCGGGCTATGGCGGCGCGGGGCACGTCAAGCTCGCGGCCTCGGTCGAGTTCATGCACACCGCGACGCTGCTGCATGACGATGTCGTCGACCAGAGCGACATGCGCCGCGGCAAGCTCGCCGCCCGGATGCTCTGGGGCAACGAGGCGAGCGTGCTGGTCGGCGATTTCCTCCTTGGCCAGGCCTTCAAGATGATGGTCGAAGTCGGCTCGCTCAGGGCCCTCGACATCCTCTCTACGGCTGCGGCCGTGATCGCCGAGGGCGAAGTGATGCAGCTCGCAGTCGCCAAGAACACCGAGACGACCGAGGACGAATATCTCGCGGTGATTCGCGGCAAGACGGCGGAGCTGTTCGCGGCGGCCTGCGAGGTCGGCCCGGTGATCGCCGAGGCGCCGAAGGCTGCGGCCGCCGCCTGCCGCAGCTACGGCCTCAATCTCGGCATCGCCTTCCAGCTGATCGACGACGCGCTGGACTATGGCGGCGTCGCGGCCAGGCTCGGCAAGAACACCGGCGACGATTTTCGCGAGGGCAAGATCACGCTGCCGGTCGTGCTTTCGTTCCGGCGCGGCTCCGAATCCGAGCGCGCCTTCTGGCAGCGCACCTTGCAGGACGGCACGATCGGGGACGGCGATCTGGAGGAGGCGCAGAGCATCATGCGCCGCCATCGCGCGCTCGACGACACGATCGAGCGGGCCGAGCATTACGCCAAGATGGCCAAGGACGCGCTCGGCCTGTTCCCCACCTCGCCGATGAAGCAGGCGCTGAACGAGGCGGTCGATTTCTGCGTGGCAAGGGCGCATTGA
- a CDS encoding putative signal transducing protein, producing MGDQPLQTTPDAAPRAPRLLSGLRHGPACVSMTLMHELVRTNDIVLLGAIEALLASANLDCLIADQHISALEGMIGAFPRRLLVREADRMRARALLVEAGFGPELRDG from the coding sequence ATGGGTGACCAGCCCCTGCAAACGACGCCTGACGCCGCACCCCGCGCGCCCAGGCTGCTTTCGGGCTTGCGCCACGGCCCGGCCTGCGTCTCCATGACGCTCATGCACGAACTCGTCCGCACCAACGACATCGTCCTGCTCGGCGCCATCGAGGCGCTTCTGGCCTCGGCCAATCTGGACTGCCTGATCGCCGACCAGCACATCAGCGCGCTGGAAGGTATGATCGGTGCCTTTCCCCGCCGGCTGCTGGTGCGCGAGGCCGACCGGATGCGGGCGCGCGCCCTGCTGGTGGAGGCCGGCTTCGGCCCCGAACTGCGCGATGGTTGA
- a CDS encoding tRNA1(Val) (adenine(37)-N6)-methyltransferase, protein MVEATAESALGEIVEDRLLDGRLLLRQPRKGHRAGSDAILLAAAIPALGEGPLLDMGAGVGTVGLAVALAQPALRVVLVERDPDLVALAQANIAANGCTERVAVFGADIEGSSAALTTAGLCTGQFACIAMNPPFFAARTTRPSPVPNRRAAHVADGTLEGWLKAARRLLKPDGRICIIHRAEALAEILAGLAKGFGAVEIRPIQPTADRPAIRVLVAASRGSKKPAVLLPAFVLHHQDGRFTPESEAIHRGQATFADLGDLPPRSQ, encoded by the coding sequence ATGGTTGAGGCGACAGCCGAATCGGCGCTCGGCGAGATCGTCGAGGACAGGCTCCTCGACGGACGCCTGCTGCTGCGCCAGCCTAGGAAGGGTCACCGCGCCGGAAGCGACGCGATCCTGCTCGCTGCTGCGATCCCCGCGCTGGGCGAGGGGCCGTTGCTTGATATGGGCGCCGGTGTCGGAACCGTTGGACTCGCTGTGGCGCTGGCGCAGCCTGCCCTTAGGGTCGTCCTGGTCGAGCGCGATCCCGATCTGGTCGCGCTGGCGCAGGCGAACATTGCCGCCAACGGGTGCACGGAACGCGTCGCAGTCTTCGGCGCCGATATCGAGGGTTCGAGCGCCGCGTTGACCACGGCCGGCCTTTGCACGGGACAGTTCGCCTGCATCGCGATGAACCCGCCCTTCTTCGCAGCCCGGACGACGCGGCCGTCTCCCGTGCCCAACCGCCGCGCGGCCCACGTCGCCGACGGCACTCTGGAAGGCTGGCTGAAGGCGGCGCGCCGCCTGCTGAAGCCTGACGGCCGCATCTGCATCATCCATCGGGCAGAGGCGCTGGCAGAAATCCTGGCCGGACTCGCCAAGGGATTTGGTGCGGTCGAAATCCGGCCGATCCAACCGACCGCCGACCGTCCGGCGATCCGTGTCCTGGTCGCGGCGTCACGCGGCAGCAAAAAGCCGGCAGTCTTGCTGCCGGCTTTCGTTCTTCATCACCAGGATGGCCGCTTCACCCCGGAGAGCGAGGCCATCCATCGCGGTCAGGCGACATTCGCCGATCTCGGCGACTTGCCGCCCCGATCTCAGTAG
- a CDS encoding glycine--tRNA ligase subunit alpha, with protein MDPTRSFQALLLTLQRFWAERGCVVLQPYDMEVGAGTFHPATTLRALGPKPWKAAYVQPSRRPKDGRYGENPNRLQHYYQFQVILKPSPPDLQQLYLDSLQAIGVDLALHDVRFVEDDWESPTLGAWGLGWECWCDGMEVSQFTYFQQVAGVECAPVAGELTYGLERLAMYVQGVENVYDLNFNGLDGEDRIAYGDVFLQAEQEFSRHNFEYANTEMLFRHFADAEGECKALLAAGEAGEGANDPRHKLALPAYDQCIKASHMFNLLDARGVISVTERQSYILRVRELAKACGAAWLKTAGGGAN; from the coding sequence ATGGACCCGACCCGCTCCTTCCAGGCCCTGCTGCTGACCCTGCAGCGCTTCTGGGCCGAGCGCGGCTGTGTCGTGCTGCAGCCTTACGACATGGAGGTCGGCGCCGGCACCTTCCATCCGGCGACCACCCTGCGCGCGCTTGGGCCGAAGCCCTGGAAGGCGGCCTATGTCCAGCCTTCGCGCCGACCCAAGGACGGTCGCTATGGCGAGAACCCCAACCGGCTGCAGCATTACTACCAGTTCCAGGTCATCCTGAAGCCCTCGCCGCCGGACCTGCAGCAACTCTATCTCGACTCTCTCCAGGCGATCGGCGTCGATCTCGCTTTGCACGATGTCCGCTTCGTCGAGGACGATTGGGAGAGCCCGACGCTGGGAGCCTGGGGTCTCGGCTGGGAATGCTGGTGCGACGGCATGGAGGTCAGCCAGTTCACCTATTTCCAGCAGGTCGCCGGTGTCGAATGCGCGCCGGTCGCGGGCGAATTGACCTACGGCCTCGAGCGACTGGCGATGTATGTGCAGGGCGTCGAGAACGTCTACGACCTCAACTTCAACGGTCTCGATGGCGAAGACCGCATCGCCTATGGCGACGTCTTCCTGCAGGCTGAGCAAGAATTCTCGCGGCATAACTTCGAATACGCCAATACCGAGATGCTGTTCCGTCACTTCGCCGACGCCGAGGGCGAGTGCAAGGCGCTGCTCGCGGCGGGCGAAGCGGGCGAGGGCGCCAACGATCCCAGACACAAGCTCGCGCTGCCGGCCTACGACCAGTGCATCAAGGCGAGCCACATGTTCAACCTGCTCGACGCCCGCGGCGTGATCTCGGTCACCGAACGCCAGAGCTACATCCTGCGCGTGCGCGAACTGGCGAAGGCGTGCGGGGCCGCCTGGCTGAAGACGGCGGGCGGGGGAGCGAACTGA
- a CDS encoding DALR anticodon-binding domain-containing protein, which yields MLKAEEKKDGEGAFAGAVDYPLIEQAGLIEEKALAVGLHKVAPVAAAAVAAEDYEGAMAALAELRPAVDAFFDKVTVNDADAALRANRLKLLNQLREATRAVADFGRIAG from the coding sequence ATCCTCAAGGCCGAGGAGAAGAAGGACGGCGAGGGCGCCTTTGCCGGCGCCGTCGACTATCCGTTGATCGAGCAGGCCGGGCTGATTGAGGAAAAGGCGCTCGCCGTCGGCCTGCACAAGGTCGCGCCCGTGGCCGCAGCCGCCGTCGCGGCAGAAGACTATGAGGGCGCGATGGCGGCACTGGCCGAGCTTCGCCCGGCGGTCGATGCCTTCTTCGACAAGGTCACGGTCAATGATGCCGACGCAGCCCTGCGCGCCAACCGGCTGAAACTCCTGAACCAGTTGCGCGAGGCGACCCGCGCCGTCGCCGATTTCGGCCGCATCGCCGGCTGA
- a CDS encoding Thivi_2564 family membrane protein yields MSLLISLLITVLVIGLILYLVRMLPLDSQIKNVVQIIVIVIGIISLLRYLAVF; encoded by the coding sequence ATGTCATTGCTGATTTCGCTTCTTATTACCGTCCTGGTGATCGGTCTGATCCTCTATCTGGTGCGGATGCTGCCGCTCGACAGCCAGATCAAGAACGTCGTCCAGATCATCGTCATCGTGATCGGCATCATCTCGCTGCTGCGCTACCTCGCCGTTTTCTGA
- a CDS encoding GTP cyclohydrolase II — MNSQNRTTHIRLTSHPEPGNAAMRFPIRWGAGSAAERGPVIASTTSPGDRNVIGAHGGSYSIYRALAISARAMNPSQRPDLHNTHPTAEIAPQSQWFAPGRIVSMDPFGHRVAQDFGQLIGEGIDIRPTIAVTKARLNLPEILAAMAAHRLAPDDHILHKSGDVSVTKVAIDPVWHLPGIAERFGTSEQELRRTLFEQTGGMYPELVTRPDLRVFLPPIGSITAYVIGEVLALSDGKSRVACRVHDECNGSDVFGSDICTCRPYLVHGIEEAVKEAQGGGVGLIVYNRKEGRALGEVTKFLVYNARKRQEGGDSAATYFERTECVAGVQDARFQQLMPDVLHWLGITRIDRLMSMSNMKYDAMVESGIEIGERVAIPPELIPPDASVEMEAKKAAGYYAPDGVPGDNALKATVGRDLDKF; from the coding sequence ATGAATTCGCAAAACCGCACCACGCATATCCGCCTGACCTCGCATCCCGAGCCCGGCAATGCCGCGATGCGCTTCCCGATCCGCTGGGGCGCAGGCAGCGCGGCGGAGCGCGGTCCGGTCATCGCCTCGACCACCAGCCCCGGCGACCGCAACGTCATCGGCGCCCATGGCGGCTCCTATTCGATCTATCGCGCGCTCGCGATCTCGGCCCGCGCGATGAACCCCTCGCAGCGCCCCGATCTGCACAACACCCACCCGACGGCCGAGATCGCGCCGCAGTCGCAATGGTTCGCTCCCGGGCGCATCGTCTCGATGGACCCGTTCGGCCATCGCGTGGCGCAGGATTTCGGGCAGCTGATCGGCGAGGGCATCGATATCCGCCCGACCATCGCGGTCACCAAGGCAAGGCTCAACCTGCCCGAGATCCTCGCCGCCATGGCGGCCCACAGGCTGGCGCCCGACGACCACATCCTGCACAAATCCGGCGATGTCAGTGTCACCAAGGTCGCGATCGACCCGGTCTGGCATCTGCCGGGCATCGCCGAGCGCTTCGGCACGAGCGAGCAGGAACTGCGCCGCACGCTCTTCGAGCAGACCGGCGGCATGTATCCTGAACTGGTGACGCGGCCTGACCTGCGCGTCTTCCTGCCGCCGATCGGCTCGATCACGGCCTATGTCATCGGCGAGGTTTTGGCGCTGTCGGATGGCAAAAGCCGCGTCGCCTGCCGCGTTCATGACGAATGCAACGGCTCCGACGTGTTCGGCTCCGACATCTGCACTTGCCGGCCCTACCTCGTGCACGGCATCGAGGAGGCGGTGAAGGAGGCGCAGGGCGGCGGCGTCGGCCTGATCGTCTACAACCGCAAGGAGGGCCGGGCGCTTGGCGAGGTGACGAAGTTCCTCGTTTACAACGCCCGCAAGCGCCAGGAGGGCGGCGATTCGGCCGCGACCTATTTCGAGCGCACCGAATGCGTCGCGGGCGTCCAGGACGCCCGCTTCCAGCAATTGATGCCCGACGTGCTGCACTGGCTCGGTATCACCAGGATCGACAGGCTGATGTCGATGTCGAACATGAAATACGACGCCATGGTCGAAAGCGGCATCGAGATCGGCGAACGCGTCGCGATTCCGCCCGAGTTGATCCCGCCCGATGCCTCCGTCGAGATGGAAGCCAAGAAGGCGGCGGGTTACTATGCGCCCGACGGCGTGCCCGGCGACAACGCATTGAAGGCGACGGTGGGTCGCGACCTCGACAAGTTTTGA
- a CDS encoding URC4/urg3 family protein, whose product MPERDPEALRLLLKPAAIRARAQEMLALGLAGRLLHFTVDPARLETCADYVLDVIRTNYPTLDIPFHARWRHFNVAGIDRWSVLDRGAGFTDADARGRAAYDLAVVSVLLDAGAGPDWVYRDAVSGQSIGRSEGLALASLDMFAAGLFSSDPQQHLRADAAALKRLDADALAEGFQVGPGNTLLAVEGRAALLNRLGEELERHGLARPGDLFDRFRSVAETGTIRAGHILSEVLATFGGIWPSRLTLAGVALGDTWRHPLIAPGESTAGLVPFHKLSQWLSYSLIEPLQWAGISVIDIDDLTGLPEYRNGGLFLDIGVLALKDESAAARSHEVGSPLVVEWRALTVALLDEIGAIIRKRLGRTREELPLAKVLEGGTWAAGRRIAREKRADGGPPLTIVSDGTVF is encoded by the coding sequence ATGCCCGAACGTGACCCCGAGGCGCTGCGCCTGCTGCTCAAGCCTGCGGCGATCCGCGCCCGCGCCCAGGAGATGCTGGCGCTCGGCCTCGCGGGCCGGCTCCTCCATTTCACCGTCGATCCGGCACGGTTGGAGACCTGCGCCGACTATGTGCTCGACGTGATCCGCACTAACTACCCGACACTCGACATCCCCTTTCACGCCCGCTGGCGCCATTTCAACGTCGCCGGCATCGACCGCTGGAGCGTGCTCGACCGCGGCGCGGGCTTCACCGACGCCGATGCGCGCGGCCGCGCCGCCTATGATCTGGCGGTGGTCAGCGTCCTGCTCGATGCCGGCGCGGGACCGGACTGGGTCTATCGCGACGCCGTCAGCGGCCAGTCGATCGGACGTTCGGAGGGTCTGGCCCTGGCCTCGCTCGACATGTTCGCGGCCGGACTGTTCTCGAGCGATCCGCAGCAGCACCTGCGCGCCGATGCGGCCGCTCTCAAGCGCCTCGATGCGGACGCGCTGGCGGAAGGCTTCCAGGTCGGGCCCGGCAACACGCTGCTCGCGGTCGAGGGCCGCGCGGCGCTGCTGAACCGGCTCGGCGAGGAACTCGAGCGCCATGGTCTGGCGCGTCCGGGCGACCTGTTTGACCGCTTCCGCTCCGTTGCCGAGACGGGCACGATCCGGGCCGGCCATATCCTCAGCGAGGTGCTGGCCACCTTCGGCGGCATCTGGCCGTCGCGATTGACGCTCGCGGGCGTCGCGCTCGGCGACACCTGGCGTCACCCGCTGATCGCACCGGGCGAATCCACCGCGGGTCTCGTACCTTTCCACAAGCTCTCGCAATGGCTCTCCTATTCGCTGATCGAACCGCTGCAATGGGCCGGCATTTCGGTCATCGACATCGACGACCTGACCGGCCTGCCCGAATACCGCAATGGCGGGCTGTTCCTCGACATCGGCGTGCTCGCGCTCAAGGACGAAAGCGCCGCCGCTCGTTCTCATGAGGTCGGTTCTCCGCTCGTGGTGGAATGGCGGGCGCTGACGGTCGCCCTGCTCGACGAGATCGGCGCGATCATCCGCAAGCGGCTGGGCCGCACGCGTGAGGAACTGCCGCTCGCCAAGGTTCTGGAGGGCGGCACCTGGGCCGCCGGGCGCCGGATCGCCCGCGAGAAGCGCGCGGATGGCGGTCCGCCCTTGACCATCGTCAGCGACGGCACGGTATTCTGA
- the upp gene encoding uracil phosphoribosyltransferase: protein MSTHSDGVTVVDHPLVRHKLTLMREKDRSTKSFRQLLNEIGMLLCYEVTRDLPIEMIEIETPLTKTMQPIIAGKKMVFAPILRAGVGFLDGMLELVPAARVAHIGLYRDPDTLQAVEYYFKAPSDVAERMIVVMDPMLATANSAVAAIDRLKERGAKDLRFVCLLAAPEGIARLRAAHPDVHIWTAAIDECLNDHGYIVPGLGDAGDRMFGTR from the coding sequence ATGAGCACGCATTCGGACGGCGTCACCGTCGTCGATCACCCGCTGGTGCGGCACAAGCTGACGTTGATGCGTGAGAAGGACCGCTCGACCAAGAGCTTCCGCCAGCTCCTCAACGAGATCGGCATGCTGCTCTGCTACGAGGTCACGCGCGACCTGCCGATCGAGATGATCGAGATCGAGACGCCGCTGACGAAGACCATGCAACCGATCATCGCCGGCAAGAAAATGGTCTTCGCGCCGATCCTGCGGGCCGGCGTCGGTTTCCTCGACGGCATGCTCGAACTGGTTCCGGCCGCCCGCGTCGCCCATATCGGCTTGTATCGCGACCCAGACACGCTGCAGGCGGTCGAATACTACTTCAAGGCGCCATCCGATGTCGCCGAGCGCATGATCGTGGTGATGGACCCAATGCTGGCGACGGCCAATTCCGCCGTGGCGGCGATCGACCGTCTGAAGGAGCGCGGCGCCAAGGATTTGCGCTTCGTCTGCCTGCTGGCGGCGCCGGAAGGGATCGCGCGGCTACGCGCCGCCCATCCCGACGTCCATATCTGGACGGCGGCCATCGACGAATGCCTGAACGACCATGGCTATATCGTGCCCGGCCTCGGCGATGCCGGCGACCGCATGTTCGGGACGCGCTGA
- a CDS encoding DUF1236 domain-containing protein, with protein MIKTIVLITALAAVPATAFAQNQQGATGGAAAGATSGAVGGAIVGGPVGAVVGGVGGAVVGAIIGDQTPRFRTYVVEQRRPSYTYAEPVAVGTVLPNDGVTYYEVPREYGPSASEYRYTVINNRPVIVEPQSRRVVQIIE; from the coding sequence ATGATCAAGACAATCGTTCTCATCACGGCGCTCGCTGCCGTTCCCGCGACAGCCTTCGCCCAGAACCAGCAGGGTGCAACCGGCGGAGCTGCTGCCGGCGCGACATCCGGCGCTGTTGGCGGCGCCATCGTCGGCGGGCCTGTCGGCGCCGTCGTGGGTGGTGTCGGTGGCGCCGTCGTTGGTGCCATCATCGGCGACCAGACCCCGCGCTTCCGGACCTATGTCGTCGAGCAGCGCCGGCCATCCTATACCTACGCCGAGCCAGTCGCGGTCGGCACCGTGCTGCCGAACGACGGCGTGACCTATTACGAGGTGCCGCGCGAATACGGTCCGAGCGCCAGCGAGTACCGCTATACGGTCATCAACAACCGCCCGGTGATCGTCGAGCCGCAGAGCCGCCGCGTCGTACAGATCATCGAGTGA
- a CDS encoding tripartite tricarboxylate transporter substrate-binding protein produces the protein MKNRALGLAAAISLALMGGAQAQGYPTRPVTMIVPFAAGGPTDIGARIVGDHMSKTLGQQVVIENVAGAGGTTGITRAMSAPADGYTIAMGHLGTFSAAPATYPGLKYDPINGIQPIGLAGGIPIVIVAKKNFPAKDLKEFVAAVKGAPDKFNEAHAGVGSVSWTTCTLLKGQLGVPKLNAVAYRGTGPALNDLVSGQVDFMCDQIVSVAEQVKADTIRAYAIASAERSPALPNVPTTKEAGLPDYQIEAWNGVVAPKGTPKEVVDRLVDALNKALNDEATKKRLLDLGTVLPTAEERTPAGFAALIKRDADKLSPVLSAAPK, from the coding sequence ATGAAGAACCGTGCGCTCGGCCTCGCCGCTGCGATCTCGCTTGCCCTGATGGGCGGCGCGCAGGCGCAAGGCTACCCCACCCGTCCGGTCACCATGATCGTACCGTTCGCGGCCGGCGGCCCGACCGATATCGGCGCGCGCATCGTCGGCGACCACATGTCGAAGACGCTCGGCCAGCAGGTCGTGATCGAGAACGTCGCCGGCGCCGGCGGCACCACTGGCATCACCCGCGCGATGAGCGCCCCGGCCGATGGCTACACTATTGCGATGGGGCATCTGGGCACCTTCTCGGCGGCGCCAGCAACCTATCCGGGCCTGAAATATGACCCGATCAACGGTATCCAGCCTATCGGGCTTGCCGGCGGCATCCCGATCGTGATCGTGGCCAAAAAGAATTTTCCAGCCAAGGATCTGAAAGAATTCGTCGCTGCCGTGAAGGGGGCGCCTGACAAGTTCAACGAGGCTCATGCCGGCGTGGGCTCGGTCTCGTGGACGACCTGCACGCTGCTCAAGGGCCAACTTGGCGTGCCGAAGCTCAACGCCGTCGCCTATCGCGGCACGGGACCGGCCCTGAACGATCTCGTCTCCGGCCAGGTCGATTTCATGTGCGACCAGATCGTCAGCGTCGCCGAGCAGGTCAAGGCCGACACGATCCGCGCCTATGCGATTGCCTCGGCCGAGCGCTCTCCCGCACTGCCGAACGTGCCGACCACCAAGGAAGCCGGCCTGCCAGACTACCAGATCGAGGCCTGGAACGGCGTCGTCGCGCCGAAGGGCACGCCCAAGGAGGTCGTCGACAGGCTCGTCGATGCGTTGAACAAGGCGCTGAACGACGAGGCCACGAAGAAGCGCCTGCTCGATCTCGGCACGGTCCTGCCCACCGCCGAGGAACGCACGCCGGCGGGCTTTGCCGCCCTGATCAAGCGTGACGCCGACAAGTTGAGCCCGGTTCTGTCCGCCGCGCCTAAATAG
- a CDS encoding tripartite tricarboxylate transporter permease, with protein MDMFANLSLGFGVALSLQNLALCFAGCLVGTLIGVLPGVGPIATIAILLPITFGLDPVGALIMLAGIYYGAQYGGSTTAILVNIPGEATSVVTTLDGHQMARQGRAGVALGTAALGSFFAGCVATLFIAALGAPLTKLALLFGPAEYFSLMVMGLCFAVVLARGSILKAFCMIMLGLLLSTVGTDLETGQERMTMGFPPLADGIDFAVLAMGVFGFAEVLRNLENTETRDVVRAKIGRLLPDWNDIKQSTAPVIRGTLLGGILGILPGNGAVLGPFASYTLEKKLAKDPSRFGKGAIEGVAGPESANNAGAQTAFIPLLTLGIPPNAVMALMVGAMTIHGIIPGPQVMTKNPELFWGMIASMWIGNLMLLVINLPLVGLWVKLLQVPYRLMFPSILIFCCIGIYSVNNQPVDVAFTAMFGLFGYLLIKLGFEPAPMLLGFVLGKLMEEKLRQALIISRGSFMTFLERPISAGLLLVAVAILVVALLPSINKKRDEVFTE; from the coding sequence ATGGACATGTTCGCCAATCTCTCCCTCGGCTTCGGCGTCGCGCTGTCGCTGCAGAACCTCGCCTTGTGCTTCGCCGGCTGCCTCGTCGGCACGCTCATCGGCGTGCTGCCCGGCGTCGGGCCCATCGCCACCATCGCCATCCTGCTGCCGATCACCTTCGGGCTCGATCCGGTCGGCGCGCTGATCATGCTGGCGGGCATCTATTACGGCGCCCAGTATGGCGGCTCGACCACCGCCATCCTGGTCAACATTCCCGGCGAGGCGACCTCGGTCGTGACCACGCTGGACGGCCACCAGATGGCCAGGCAGGGCCGCGCCGGCGTCGCGCTCGGCACCGCCGCGCTCGGCTCCTTCTTCGCCGGCTGCGTCGCGACCCTGTTCATCGCCGCGCTGGGCGCACCGCTGACCAAGCTCGCCTTGCTGTTTGGGCCGGCGGAGTATTTCTCGCTGATGGTGATGGGCCTGTGCTTCGCGGTCGTGCTGGCGCGCGGCTCGATCCTGAAGGCCTTCTGCATGATCATGCTCGGCCTGCTGCTCTCCACCGTCGGCACCGATCTCGAGACCGGCCAGGAGCGCATGACGATGGGCTTCCCGCCGCTGGCCGACGGCATCGACTTCGCCGTGCTGGCGATGGGCGTGTTCGGCTTCGCCGAGGTGCTGCGCAATCTCGAGAACACCGAAACCCGGGACGTGGTCCGCGCCAAGATCGGGCGCCTTCTGCCCGACTGGAACGACATCAAGCAGTCGACGGCTCCCGTCATCCGCGGCACGCTTCTCGGCGGCATCCTCGGCATCCTGCCGGGCAATGGCGCGGTGCTGGGGCCGTTTGCGAGCTATACGCTCGAAAAGAAACTGGCCAAGGACCCGTCCCGCTTCGGCAAGGGCGCGATCGAGGGCGTCGCGGGGCCTGAATCGGCCAATAATGCCGGCGCGCAGACGGCCTTCATCCCGCTGCTGACGCTCGGCATCCCGCCCAATGCCGTGATGGCGCTGATGGTCGGCGCCATGACGATCCACGGCATCATCCCCGGCCCGCAGGTCATGACCAAGAACCCGGAGCTGTTCTGGGGCATGATCGCCTCGATGTGGATCGGCAACCTGATGCTGCTCGTCATCAACCTGCCGCTGGTCGGCCTCTGGGTGAAGCTGCTGCAGGTGCCCTACCGGCTGATGTTCCCGTCGATCCTGATCTTCTGCTGCATCGGCATCTACTCGGTCAACAACCAGCCGGTCGACGTCGCCTTCACCGCGATGTTCGGGCTGTTCGGCTACCTGCTGATCAAGCTCGGCTTCGAGCCTGCGCCGATGCTGCTCGGCTTCGTCCTCGGCAAGCTGATGGAAGAGAAGCTGCGCCAGGCCCTGATCATCTCGCGCGGCTCCTTCATGACCTTCCTGGAGCGGCCGATCTCCGCCGGCCTCCTCCTCGTCGCCGTCGCCATCCTCGTCGTCGCCCTCCTCCCCTCAATCAATAAAAAACGCGACGAAGTCTTCACCGAATGA